In a single window of the Natator depressus isolate rNatDep1 chromosome 24, rNatDep2.hap1, whole genome shotgun sequence genome:
- the SNAPIN gene encoding SNARE-associated protein Snapin, producing the protein MAALPGPGAGTPGPGARDLFAEGLLEFLRPAARQLDSHVHAVRESQVELREHIDNLATELCRINEDQKVALDLDPYVKKLLNARRRVVLVNNILQNAQERLRRLNHNVAKETARRKAILEASGGYPQQVKRGESLAGQAGAL; encoded by the exons ATGGCGGCGCTGCCGGGGCCTGGCGCGGGGACCCCGGGGCCCGGGGCTCGCGACCTCTTCGCCGAGGGGCTGCTGGAATTCCTGCGCCCGGCCGCGCGCCAGCTCGACTCGCACGTGCACGCCGTCAG GGAGAGCCAGGTGGAGCTTCGGGAGCACATCGATAACCTGGCCACAG AGCTTTGCAGGATCAACGAGGACCAGAAGGTTGCGCTTGACTTGGACCCATACGTGAAGAAGCTGCTGAACGCCCGGCGCCGAGTTGTGCTGGTCAACAATATCCTGCAGAATGCCCAG GAACGGCTGAGGAGACTCAATCATAACGTGGCCAAGGAGACTGCGCGCAGGAAGGCCATCCTGGAGGCATCAGGCGGCTACCCCCAGCAAGTGAAGCgtggggagagcctggctggacAGGCTGGTGCTTTGTGA
- the LOC141976976 gene encoding mothers against decapentaplegic homolog 4-like, translating into MSLNAPTSNDACLSIVHSLMCHRQGGENETFAKRAIESLVKKLKEKKDELDSLITAITTNGAHPSKCVTIQRTLDGRLQVAGRKGFPHVIYARLWRWPDLHKNELKHVKFCQFAFDLKYDSVCVNPYHYERVVSPGLGLSIQNTAPPARLVKEEFVHDCVQMEVPTGLGSPASDHGPGAKHPPRGMPPAESYCQPLPPLQLPEPPRAPVNIYPTLPMSPPAVASGGPLLSMAHGEGLQQIASPRQPMAPTPPPAPPASQQNGYPMPPKQSYHRPPHHNAAPYQQPVSSHPGPEFWCSIAYFEMDVQVGEIFKVPSSCPVVTVDGYVDPSGGDRFCLGQLSNVHRTDASERARLHIGKGVQLECRGEGDVWMRCLSDHAVFVQSYYLDREAGRAPGDAVHKIYPGAYIKVFDLRQCHRQMQQQAATAQAAATAQAAAVAGNIPGPGSVGGIAPAVSLSAAAGIGVDDLRRLCILRLSFVKGWGPDYPRQSIKHTPCWIEVHLHRALQLLDEVLHTMPMADPGPVN; encoded by the exons ATGTCCCTGAACGCCCCCACCAGCAACGACGCCTGCCTGAGCATCGTCCACAGCCTGATGTGCCACCGGCAGGGCGGGGAGAACGAGACCTTCGCCAAGCGGGCGATCGAGAGCCTGGTGAAGAAGCTGAAGGAGAAGAAGGACGAGCTGGACTCACTCATCACGGCCATCACCACCAACGGCGCCCACCCCAGCAAGTGCGTCACCATCCAGCGCACCCTGGATGGGCGGCTGCAG GTGGCCGGCCGGAAGGGCTTCCCCCATGTGATCTACGcccggctctggcgctggccCGACCTGCACAAGAACGAGCTGAAGCACGTCAAGTTCTGCCAGTTCGCCTTCGACCTCAAGTACGACAGCGTCTGCGTGAACCCCTACCACTACGAGCGCGTGGTGTCGCCAGGCCTGG gtCTGAGCATCCAGAACACAG caccccctgcccgcctGGTGAAGGAGGAGTTTGTCCATGACTGTGTCCAGATGGAGGTGCCCACGGGGCTGGGCTCCCCCGCCAGCGACCATGGCCCGGGGGCCAAGCACCCACCCCGGGGGATGCCCCCCGCTGAGTCCTACTGCCAGCCGctgccccccctccagctgcccgAGCCCCCCCGTGCCCCTGTAAACATCTACCCCACCCTGCCCATGTCACCCCCGG caGTGGCCTCTGGGGGCCCCCTGCTGTCCATGGCACACGGCGAGGGACTGCAGCAGATCGCCTCCCCGCGCCAGCCCATggcgcccaccccacccccggccccaccaGCCTCGCAGCAGAACGGCTACCCCATGCCCCCCAAGCAGTCCTACCACA GGCCCCCGCACCATAACGCGGCCCCCTACcagcagcccgtctccagccacccgg GTCCGGAGTTCTGGTGCTCCATCGCCTACTTCGAGATGGACGTGCAGGTCGGGGAGATCTTCAAGGTGCCGTCCAGCTGCCCCGTGGTGACGGTGGACGGCTACGTGGACCCCTCGGGGGGCGACCGCTTCTGCCTGGGGCAGCTCTCCAACGTGCACCGCACGGACGCCAGCGAGCGGGCCAG GCTGCACATCGGCAAGGGGGTGCAGCTGGAGTGCCGGGGCGAGGGCGACGTCTGGATGCGGTGCCTGAGCGACCACGCCGTCTTCGTGCAGAGCTACTACCTGGACCGGGAGGCCGGGCGCGCCCCGGGCGACGCCGTGCACAAGATCTACCCCGGCGCCTACATCaag GTGTTCGACCTGCGGCAGTGCCACCGCCAGATGCAGCAGCAGGCGGCCACGGCCCAAGCGGCGGCCACGGCCCAGGCCGCGGCAGTCGCGGGGAACATCCCGGGGCCTGGCTCCGTGGGCGGCATCGCGCCGGCTGTTA gcctctcCGCTGCCGCCGGGATCGGTGTGGACGACCTCCGGCGTCTCTGCATCCTGCGTCTGAGCTTCGTCAAGGGCTGGGGGCCAGACTACCCCCGCCAGAGCATCAAGCACACCCCCTGCTGGATCGAGGTGCACCTGCACCGGGCCCTGCAGCTGCTGGACGAGGTGCTGCACACCATGCCCATGGCCGACCCGGGGCCCGTCAACTAG